In Qipengyuania psychrotolerans, one DNA window encodes the following:
- a CDS encoding TonB family protein has product MRIVTPIVAAVVFSAQPGILSAKETTVLEPTSNWNLDYGEETCRLGRSFGEGENKVILLLSKYSPDTGMEMMATGKLLKANSSRKFTYSFHEGDEIDVERPLFGELEGDETIWQFSGGLIPSDVLEELSDADASPQEYKAAEAKAAAEARRLTLNIGRSTSVALNTGKLSAAIVAMNTCTHDLVRSWGYDPEALAKIATGPEPVGRITSWFNASDYPAEALRKNLSGAVRFRLGIDEKGQIENCTIQSSYSDPSFPEKVCSEFQRKGKFEPARDAEGTPLASYWTNTVVFVTR; this is encoded by the coding sequence TTGAGAATCGTCACACCCATTGTTGCAGCCGTGGTTTTCTCGGCACAGCCCGGAATTCTGTCAGCAAAAGAGACGACTGTCCTAGAGCCAACTTCGAACTGGAATCTCGATTACGGCGAAGAAACGTGCCGCTTGGGTCGCAGTTTCGGGGAAGGTGAGAACAAGGTCATCTTACTCCTTTCCAAATACTCTCCTGACACCGGAATGGAGATGATGGCGACGGGCAAATTGCTCAAAGCCAACAGCTCGCGCAAATTCACATACAGTTTCCACGAAGGCGACGAGATCGATGTCGAACGTCCGCTGTTTGGCGAGCTCGAAGGTGACGAAACAATCTGGCAATTTTCCGGAGGGTTGATCCCGTCCGACGTCTTGGAAGAATTGAGTGACGCAGATGCAAGCCCGCAGGAATACAAGGCCGCTGAAGCCAAAGCTGCGGCTGAAGCCAGGCGCCTCACGCTCAATATCGGACGGTCGACCTCGGTAGCGCTCAATACGGGGAAGCTGTCCGCTGCCATTGTGGCGATGAACACTTGTACGCATGATCTGGTCAGAAGCTGGGGTTACGATCCTGAGGCTCTCGCCAAGATCGCGACCGGACCGGAGCCAGTGGGACGCATCACCAGCTGGTTCAACGCCAGTGACTATCCCGCTGAAGCCTTGAGGAAGAACCTGTCTGGCGCAGTGCGCTTCCGCCTCGGCATCGACGAGAAGGGTCAGATCGAAAACTGCACCATCCAGTCGTCCTATTCGGACCCGTCTTTTCCCGAGAAAGTGTGCTCCGAGTTCCAGCGCAAGGGCAAGTTCGAACCTGCTCGCGATGCAGAGGGGACCCCCCTCGCCAGCTATTGGACCAACACGGTGGTATTCGTCACTCGCTAG